One stretch of Sphingomonas rosea DNA includes these proteins:
- a CDS encoding lasso peptide biosynthesis B2 protein, whose amino-acid sequence MLRGLGRFLREPGFRRLAAEAAMLLPRAHLAIGRRPFPQAIGFGAVPLGPNSDTDVELVSKTVASVARRMPFRALCFEQGLTVQRMLRRRGVPAVLHYGVDARGELSAHVWISLDGRTVHGGQTAPRYTEVARWP is encoded by the coding sequence GTGCTGAGGGGCCTTGGGCGCTTCCTGCGCGAGCCCGGCTTCCGGCGCCTCGCGGCCGAGGCGGCGATGCTCCTGCCGCGCGCCCATCTCGCCATCGGGCGGCGGCCGTTTCCGCAAGCAATCGGCTTCGGCGCGGTGCCGCTTGGGCCCAACAGCGACACCGACGTCGAACTCGTCTCGAAGACCGTTGCCTCGGTCGCGCGGCGGATGCCGTTTCGCGCGCTTTGCTTCGAGCAGGGGCTGACCGTCCAGCGAATGCTGCGGCGGCGCGGGGTGCCGGCGGTGCTTCATTATGGCGTCGACGCCAGGGGCGAACTTAGCGCCCATGTTTGGATCAGCCTCGACGGACGAACCGTCCACGGCGGCCAGACCGCGCCGCGCTACACCGAGGTGGCGAGATGGCCGTGA
- a CDS encoding multidrug effflux MFS transporter, whose amino-acid sequence MFEHSQSGRAGSPRPGTRETIALLAGLMALNAIAIDAMIPALPDIGAHLGVTEENRRQLVIVAYTFGFGLGQLLWGALADRFGRKPILTIGIAAYVVFAFACSLAPTFAILVGARMLQGASAAVTRVLVVAMVRDLFDGEAMARVMSLVFMTFMLIPVLAPSIGQLILQLGPWQAIFWFLSGYGVLMGIWSFLRLPETLHPEYRRTLHLGELFAAAKSVLTERQSLGYTLAQTAIFAGLIAYISSVQQIIFDYFERPQSIGLVFGAIAAPMALASWLNSRFVGRFGLRRVGHSGAAAFAILTLGHALVGTFVGEDLLLFSILQGAVMASFAFCSANLNTLAMEKMAPIAGMASSIQGVIGTVLAAIGGFAIGQAFDGTQRPFEWGLSLCGALGLALIVATDPRRMFERLRRAPEGLPRAQPAE is encoded by the coding sequence ATGTTCGAACATAGTCAATCCGGCAGGGCCGGCAGCCCGCGCCCCGGCACCCGTGAGACCATTGCCCTCCTCGCGGGGCTGATGGCGCTCAACGCCATCGCCATCGACGCGATGATCCCGGCGCTGCCCGACATCGGCGCGCACCTTGGCGTCACCGAGGAGAACCGCCGTCAGCTCGTGATTGTCGCCTACACCTTCGGCTTCGGGCTCGGGCAATTGCTGTGGGGCGCGCTCGCCGACCGGTTCGGCCGCAAGCCGATCCTGACCATCGGCATCGCGGCCTACGTGGTGTTCGCCTTCGCCTGCTCGCTCGCCCCGACTTTTGCGATCCTGGTCGGCGCGCGGATGCTGCAGGGCGCGTCGGCGGCGGTGACCCGCGTGCTGGTCGTCGCCATGGTCCGCGACTTGTTCGACGGCGAGGCGATGGCCCGCGTGATGAGCCTCGTCTTCATGACCTTCATGCTGATTCCCGTTCTGGCGCCCAGCATCGGTCAGCTGATTCTCCAGCTCGGGCCATGGCAGGCGATCTTCTGGTTCCTGTCGGGCTATGGCGTGCTGATGGGCATCTGGAGCTTCCTGCGCCTGCCCGAGACGCTGCACCCCGAATATCGCCGGACGCTGCACCTCGGCGAGCTCTTCGCCGCGGCCAAGAGCGTGCTCACCGAACGCCAGTCGCTCGGCTACACGCTGGCGCAGACCGCGATCTTTGCGGGACTGATCGCCTACATCAGCTCGGTCCAGCAGATCATCTTCGACTATTTCGAGCGGCCGCAATCGATCGGCCTCGTGTTCGGCGCGATCGCGGCGCCGATGGCGCTGGCGAGCTGGCTCAACAGCCGCTTCGTCGGGCGCTTCGGGCTTCGCCGGGTCGGGCATAGCGGCGCCGCGGCCTTCGCGATCCTGACGCTCGGCCACGCGCTCGTCGGGACCTTCGTCGGCGAGGACTTGCTGCTCTTCTCGATCCTGCAGGGCGCGGTGATGGCGAGCTTCGCCTTCTGCTCGGCGAACCTGAACACGCTGGCGATGGAGAAGATGGCGCCGATCGCGGGCATGGCCTCGTCGATCCAGGGCGTCATCGGCACCGTGCTCGCGGCGATCGGCGGCTTTGCCATCGGCCAGGCGTTCGACGGGACCCAGCGGCCGTTCGAATGGGGCCTGTCGCTGTGCGGCGCCCTCGGGCTCGCGCTGATCGTCGCGACCGATCCTAGGCGGATGTTCGAGCGGCTCCGGCGTGCGCCAGAAGGGCTTCCCCGAGCGCAGCCAGCCGAGTGA
- a CDS encoding M24 family metallopeptidase, with product MTFGRRGFLRGAGMTAAASAFPLSGLAAQTAEQLTPRPLPPPITSAERVARLRRAQQLLQQQGLGALLVESGASLDYYTGIQWWRSERPTAVVVPAQGDPIIVTPFFEKPSIAEMLEVPAEIRTWQEDEEPLKLVADFLRERGVAKLPAAFEETNRFFLSDRLSRQLPGTRIVSGNNVVRAQRMVKSATELALMQAANDITIAAFRQVHANLKAGMSGREIEAAITAATARLGGNGDGALVLIGEASALPHGSRKPHVLARGDVVLLDGGCSVHGYQSDISRTFVFGADPTAEQRKVWDQVHRGQQIALAAARVGAAAGSVDDAVRRAYESWGYGPGYALPGLSHRTGHGIGMEGHEPVNLVHGETTKLAPGMCFSNEPGIYLPGKFGIRLEDCFHMTAGGPRWFTTPPPSIDQPFG from the coding sequence ATGACATTTGGCCGCCGCGGGTTCCTTCGCGGTGCCGGAATGACCGCCGCGGCGAGTGCTTTTCCGCTGTCGGGGCTCGCCGCGCAGACCGCCGAGCAACTCACCCCGCGCCCGCTGCCGCCGCCCATCACCAGCGCCGAACGGGTCGCGCGCCTGCGCCGCGCGCAGCAGTTGCTCCAGCAGCAGGGCCTCGGCGCGCTGCTGGTCGAGAGCGGGGCCAGCCTCGATTATTATACCGGCATCCAGTGGTGGCGGAGCGAACGGCCGACCGCGGTCGTGGTCCCGGCGCAGGGCGACCCGATCATCGTCACGCCCTTCTTCGAAAAGCCCAGCATCGCCGAGATGCTCGAGGTGCCCGCCGAAATCCGCACCTGGCAGGAAGATGAGGAGCCCTTGAAGCTCGTCGCCGACTTCCTGCGCGAGCGCGGGGTGGCGAAACTGCCGGCCGCGTTCGAGGAAACCAACCGCTTCTTCCTGTCCGACCGGCTGTCGCGCCAGCTTCCCGGCACGCGGATCGTCAGCGGCAACAATGTCGTGCGCGCTCAGCGGATGGTGAAGTCGGCGACCGAGCTCGCGCTCATGCAGGCGGCCAATGACATCACCATCGCGGCCTTCCGCCAGGTCCATGCCAATCTGAAGGCTGGGATGAGCGGGCGCGAGATCGAGGCCGCGATCACGGCCGCGACCGCCAGGCTCGGCGGCAACGGTGACGGCGCGCTGGTGCTCATCGGCGAGGCCTCGGCGCTTCCGCATGGTTCGCGAAAGCCGCATGTTCTCGCGCGCGGCGACGTCGTGCTGCTCGACGGCGGGTGCAGCGTCCATGGCTACCAGTCGGACATCAGCCGGACCTTCGTGTTCGGCGCCGACCCGACCGCCGAGCAGCGCAAGGTCTGGGACCAGGTGCACCGTGGCCAGCAGATCGCGCTTGCCGCCGCCAGGGTCGGCGCGGCCGCGGGCAGCGTCGACGATGCGGTGCGGCGGGCCTACGAAAGCTGGGGTTATGGCCCGGGCTATGCGCTCCCCGGCCTGTCGCACCGGACCGGTCACGGTATCGGGATGGAAGGCCATGAGCCGGTCAATCTCGTCCATGGCGAGACGACGAAGCTCGCGCCCGGCATGTGCTTCTCGAACGAGCCCGGCATCTATCTCCCGGGCAAGTTCGGAATCCGGCTCGAGGATTGCTTCCACATGACGGCGGGCGGGCCCAGGTGGTTCACCACCCCGCCGCCAAGCATCGATCAGCCGTTCGGCTGA
- a CDS encoding HAD-IIA family hydrolase — protein MDLTRLPDRYRLILCDLWGCVHDGWRILPGVAGTLAAWKAQQRVVLFLTNAPRTTDAILQQLEKLGLDDDLYDGIVTAGEAGVAALAGRPVGFCGTEEDRADLERRGLVIVETDFAELACAGLAPGETLEDYADRLAAWRDAGVVLHCLNPDRIVHHQGEVMVCAGALADAYEALGGTAVWYGKPYRSVYDYALELAGVTDKGAVLAIGDGMQTDMAGAAAYGIDAVFVSGGIHAGEIPRFPEGWTPVGIVAGFDEAQPNG, from the coding sequence GTGGATCTCACGCGCCTGCCGGACCGCTACCGGCTGATCCTGTGCGACCTGTGGGGCTGCGTCCATGACGGGTGGCGGATCCTGCCGGGCGTCGCGGGCACGCTCGCAGCCTGGAAGGCGCAGCAGCGGGTGGTCCTGTTCCTGACCAACGCGCCGCGCACCACCGACGCCATCCTCCAGCAGCTCGAAAAGCTCGGTCTCGACGACGATCTCTACGACGGGATTGTCACCGCGGGCGAAGCGGGCGTGGCGGCGCTGGCTGGACGGCCGGTCGGCTTTTGCGGGACCGAGGAAGATCGGGCCGACCTGGAACGGCGCGGACTCGTCATCGTCGAGACGGACTTCGCCGAACTCGCCTGCGCGGGGCTGGCGCCGGGTGAGACGCTCGAGGACTATGCCGACCGCCTTGCCGCATGGCGCGACGCCGGCGTCGTCCTCCACTGTCTCAACCCCGACCGGATCGTCCATCACCAGGGCGAGGTCATGGTCTGCGCGGGTGCGCTTGCCGACGCCTACGAGGCGCTCGGCGGAACCGCGGTCTGGTACGGCAAGCCCTATCGGTCGGTCTACGATTATGCGCTCGAACTTGCCGGGGTCACCGACAAGGGCGCGGTGCTGGCGATCGGCGACGGGATGCAGACCGACATGGCGGGCGCGGCGGCCTATGGCATCGATGCCGTGTTCGTCAGCGGCGGCATCCACGCCGGCGAGATCCCGCGTTTCCCCGAGGGCTGGACGCCGGTCGGGATCGTTGCCGGCTTCGACGAGGCTCAGCCGAACGGCTGA
- a CDS encoding dicarboxylate/amino acid:cation symporter, with amino-acid sequence MGKRLTWYILLALVLGLLVGWLVNANAATLAQGGDPEAFLKNVAYYLGIVTTLFLRLIKMIIAPLVFATLVAGVAHMGDTAALGRVGLRTMAWFVTASLVSLTLGLILVNLLQPGVGLNLPLPPTTAASGVDRAAFDLAKFVTHVVPASGIQAMADNEILQIVVFALFIGVAITAVGEKAKPLVRGIEGLVEVMLVVTGYVMRFAPFAVFAAVAASIAENGPGVILTFGRFIGTFYVGLALLWIFLLGIAFLAVGKRVSHLARYIRDPLVLAFSTASSEAAYPRTLEALDKFGVPPRIASFVLPLGYSFNLDGSMMYMTFATIFIAQAYGIDLSIGQEILLLLTLMITSKGIAGVPRASLVVIAGSLAMFNIPEAGLLLILAVDHFLDMGRSATNVVGNAVASVLVAKWEGPLDVEESPVIEHPHAPSHVPPPGPNV; translated from the coding sequence GTGGGCAAGCGCCTGACCTGGTACATTCTCCTGGCCCTGGTGCTCGGGCTGCTCGTCGGTTGGCTGGTCAATGCCAATGCCGCCACCCTCGCCCAGGGGGGCGACCCCGAGGCGTTCCTTAAGAACGTCGCTTACTATCTCGGCATCGTCACCACGCTCTTCCTGCGGCTGATCAAGATGATCATCGCGCCGCTCGTCTTCGCGACGCTGGTCGCGGGCGTGGCGCACATGGGCGACACCGCCGCGCTCGGCCGGGTGGGCTTGCGCACCATGGCCTGGTTCGTCACCGCGAGCCTCGTTAGCCTCACCCTCGGGCTGATCCTCGTCAATCTCCTCCAGCCGGGCGTCGGTCTCAACCTGCCCCTCCCCCCGACCACCGCCGCGAGCGGCGTCGACCGCGCCGCCTTCGACCTTGCCAAGTTCGTGACGCACGTCGTGCCCGCCTCGGGCATCCAGGCGATGGCCGACAACGAAATCCTCCAGATCGTCGTCTTCGCCCTCTTCATCGGTGTCGCGATTACGGCGGTGGGCGAAAAGGCCAAGCCGCTGGTGCGCGGGATCGAAGGGCTGGTCGAGGTGATGCTGGTCGTCACCGGTTACGTGATGCGCTTCGCCCCCTTCGCGGTGTTTGCGGCGGTGGCGGCGAGCATCGCCGAGAACGGCCCGGGCGTGATCCTGACCTTCGGGCGCTTCATCGGCACCTTCTACGTCGGCCTCGCCTTGCTCTGGATCTTCCTCCTCGGAATCGCCTTCCTCGCCGTCGGCAAGCGGGTGTCGCATCTCGCCCGCTACATCCGCGATCCGCTGGTGCTGGCCTTCTCGACCGCCTCGTCCGAGGCCGCCTATCCCCGCACGCTGGAAGCGCTCGACAAGTTCGGCGTGCCGCCGCGCATCGCGAGCTTCGTCCTTCCGCTGGGCTATTCGTTCAATCTCGACGGCTCGATGATGTACATGACCTTCGCGACGATCTTCATCGCGCAGGCTTATGGCATCGACCTCTCGATTGGGCAGGAGATCCTCCTCCTCCTGACGCTGATGATCACCAGCAAGGGCATCGCCGGCGTCCCGCGCGCGAGCCTGGTGGTGATCGCGGGCAGCCTCGCGATGTTCAACATCCCCGAGGCGGGCCTGCTGCTGATCCTCGCGGTCGACCATTTCCTCGACATGGGCCGCTCGGCGACCAACGTCGTCGGCAATGCGGTGGCGAGCGTGCTGGTCGCCAAGTGGGAGGGCCCGCTCGACGTCGAGGAAAGCCCAGTGATCGAGCATCCGCACGCGCCGAGCCACGTGCCCCCGCCCGGCCCCAACGTCTGA
- a CDS encoding elongation factor G, with product MHDLVTGTRAIALVGPAGAGKTCLAEAMLFASGAIDRQGDTGHGTSVGDSSPEARARGGSTELNLLHFDWLGEHFALLDLPGGTGFQADGARALALADLAIVVVDPDPARAPLAAPMLRQLDELGVPHLIFVNRIDNARGSIGELLGALQPLSVSPLIARQVPILDGERIDGFVDVALERAFHYRAGQPSERIAMPAELDAIETQARTRLLEQLADHDDALLEQLLMDEIPPSETVLHDLARETAEGLGVSVLFGSAANGWGVRRLMKAIRHETPGPNSTARRLGVSDPVLHAFKVSHGHALGRLVLARVLGGELREGQELRGTDQRSVKPGAIFALQGDKSQRLGTARDGEVVALAKADQVKAGDWFGRGALPPPPDVSLPSRNVRIAILPSDRKDDVKLSGALHKLVEEDPSLGLAHDEEDHALVLSGVNEEQLSLVLAKLKRRHSVSVVQRAPRVAYRESIRRPVTQRGRHKKQSGGHGQFGDVVIEVSPQERGSGIAFIERIHGGAIPRQYIPAIEQGVRDACQKGALGFPVVDVAVTLIDGSYHSVDSSELAFRTAGRIAMQEALAAAQPHLLEPVHKVVVTSPSIATSKISSALAVRRGQVLGLAPRDGWAGWDRVEAMVPEAELAGLEGELRSLSQGLATYEASFDHLAELNGPLADKVRANEPEHA from the coding sequence ATGCACGACCTTGTCACCGGCACCAGAGCCATCGCGCTGGTCGGTCCCGCGGGCGCCGGCAAGACCTGCCTCGCGGAAGCCATGCTGTTCGCGAGCGGCGCGATCGACCGGCAGGGCGACACCGGCCACGGCACCAGCGTCGGCGACTCCAGTCCCGAAGCGCGCGCCCGCGGCGGCTCGACCGAACTCAACCTCCTGCACTTCGACTGGCTCGGCGAGCATTTCGCACTCCTCGATCTGCCCGGTGGGACCGGCTTCCAGGCCGACGGTGCCCGCGCGCTCGCGCTGGCCGACCTCGCCATCGTGGTGGTCGACCCCGATCCCGCCCGCGCGCCGCTTGCCGCGCCCATGCTCCGCCAGCTCGACGAGCTTGGCGTGCCCCACCTCATCTTCGTCAACCGGATCGATAATGCGCGAGGCTCGATCGGCGAGCTGCTCGGCGCCTTGCAGCCCTTGAGCGTCTCGCCGCTGATCGCCCGCCAGGTCCCGATCCTTGACGGCGAGCGGATCGACGGCTTCGTCGACGTCGCGCTCGAACGCGCCTTTCACTACCGCGCCGGCCAGCCGTCCGAGCGCATCGCCATGCCCGCCGAGCTCGACGCGATCGAGACGCAGGCCCGCACCCGCCTGCTCGAACAGCTCGCCGACCATGACGACGCGCTGCTCGAGCAACTCCTGATGGACGAAATCCCGCCTTCCGAGACCGTCCTTCATGACCTTGCACGCGAGACCGCCGAGGGACTTGGCGTGTCGGTGCTGTTCGGCTCGGCTGCCAATGGCTGGGGGGTACGGCGGTTGATGAAGGCGATCCGCCACGAGACGCCGGGGCCGAACTCGACCGCGCGACGGCTCGGCGTATCCGACCCGGTGCTGCATGCCTTCAAGGTCAGCCACGGCCACGCGCTCGGTCGGCTGGTGCTCGCCCGCGTGCTTGGCGGCGAGCTTCGCGAAGGCCAGGAGCTTCGCGGGACCGACCAGCGCAGCGTCAAGCCGGGCGCGATCTTCGCGCTGCAGGGCGACAAGAGCCAGCGGCTCGGCACCGCGCGCGATGGCGAGGTGGTGGCGCTCGCCAAGGCCGACCAGGTGAAGGCCGGCGACTGGTTCGGACGCGGCGCCCTGCCCCCGCCGCCCGACGTCTCCCTTCCCTCGCGTAACGTGCGGATCGCGATCCTGCCCTCCGACCGCAAGGATGACGTCAAGCTGTCGGGGGCGCTTCACAAGCTGGTCGAGGAAGACCCGAGCCTCGGCCTCGCCCACGACGAGGAGGACCATGCGCTGGTGCTCTCCGGCGTCAACGAGGAGCAGCTGTCGCTGGTGCTCGCCAAGCTGAAGCGGCGCCACAGCGTCTCCGTCGTCCAGCGCGCACCGCGGGTCGCTTACCGCGAGAGCATCCGCCGCCCCGTCACCCAGCGCGGGCGCCACAAGAAGCAGTCGGGCGGGCACGGCCAGTTCGGTGACGTGGTGATCGAGGTCAGCCCGCAGGAACGCGGGAGCGGCATCGCCTTTATCGAGCGGATCCATGGCGGCGCCATCCCGAGGCAGTATATTCCCGCGATAGAGCAGGGCGTGCGCGATGCCTGCCAGAAAGGCGCCTTGGGCTTCCCGGTGGTCGACGTCGCGGTGACGCTGATCGACGGCAGCTATCACAGTGTCGATTCGAGCGAGCTCGCCTTCCGCACGGCGGGACGGATCGCGATGCAGGAGGCGCTCGCCGCCGCGCAGCCGCACCTTCTCGAACCCGTCCACAAGGTGGTTGTCACCAGCCCTTCGATCGCCACCAGCAAGATTAGCTCCGCCCTTGCCGTCCGCCGCGGCCAAGTGCTCGGCCTCGCCCCGCGCGACGGCTGGGCCGGCTGGGACCGGGTGGAGGCGATGGTGCCCGAGGCCGAGCTTGCCGGGCTCGAGGGCGAACTGCGCTCGCTCAGCCAGGGACTGGCGACCTACGAAGCAAGCTTCGACCACCTCGCCGAACTCAACGGCCCGCTGGCGGACAAGGTAAGGGCGAACGAACCCGAGCACGCGTGA
- a CDS encoding YihY/virulence factor BrkB family protein, whose product MTSQASPNSTTDHGQYAQRPGDIPAPGWKDIAQRTWKESQKDNVGIVAAGVAFYFFLALVPLLGATVLTYGLFVSPEAVARQAAGLTSVLPGEAAKLIGDQLTQVVETSASKKGLGLLLAILLAFWGARNAAGAIVTALNIAYEERETRGFLRTTLLSLAMTVGAVVMAGFVAGATGLLSSIEKLLPNLGGVGRLGFGLLTYALLAAIAAAAAATLYRYGPSRKKARWRWLTPGSVFFAGVWLVLTVGFGFYVRNFGNYGATYGSLSAPIVLLTWLYLSSYVLIFGAEVNSEVERQAANGAAPVEPRAVPDPAPVRPAKITPEPQAKPKSLTVLLRAGAGLVLAGALVKRALR is encoded by the coding sequence ATGACCAGTCAGGCGTCCCCGAATAGCACCACCGACCACGGCCAATACGCCCAGCGGCCCGGCGACATTCCGGCGCCCGGCTGGAAGGACATCGCTCAGCGCACCTGGAAGGAGAGCCAGAAGGACAATGTCGGCATCGTCGCCGCCGGCGTCGCCTTCTATTTCTTCCTCGCGCTGGTGCCGCTCCTGGGTGCGACGGTGCTCACCTACGGGCTGTTCGTCTCGCCCGAGGCCGTGGCGCGGCAGGCGGCGGGGCTGACGAGCGTGCTTCCGGGCGAGGCGGCCAAGCTGATCGGCGACCAGCTGACGCAGGTGGTCGAGACGAGCGCAAGCAAGAAGGGCCTCGGCCTCCTCCTCGCGATCCTACTGGCCTTCTGGGGCGCGCGCAACGCTGCGGGCGCGATCGTGACGGCGCTCAACATCGCTTATGAGGAGCGGGAGACGCGCGGCTTTCTCAGGACGACGCTGCTGAGCCTCGCCATGACGGTCGGCGCGGTGGTGATGGCCGGCTTCGTGGCCGGCGCGACCGGCCTCCTGTCGAGCATCGAGAAATTGCTCCCGAACCTCGGCGGGGTGGGGCGCCTGGGCTTCGGGCTGCTGACCTACGCCCTGCTCGCCGCCATTGCGGCGGCGGCGGCGGCGACGCTCTATCGCTATGGGCCGAGCCGCAAGAAGGCGCGGTGGCGGTGGCTGACTCCGGGGTCGGTGTTCTTCGCGGGCGTGTGGCTGGTGCTGACCGTGGGCTTCGGCTTCTATGTCCGGAATTTCGGCAATTACGGCGCGACCTACGGGTCGCTGTCGGCGCCGATCGTGCTTCTGACCTGGCTCTACCTGTCGAGCTATGTCCTGATCTTCGGGGCCGAGGTGAACAGCGAGGTCGAACGGCAAGCGGCGAACGGAGCGGCGCCGGTCGAGCCGAGGGCGGTGCCCGACCCCGCGCCGGTGCGCCCGGCGAAAATCACTCCCGAACCACAAGCAAAGCCGAAATCGCTGACGGTCCTGCTTCGGGCGGGTGCAGGGCTGGTGCTGGCGGGCGCGCTCGTGAAGCGCGCCCTGCGCTAG
- the rpoH gene encoding RNA polymerase sigma factor RpoH: MAQAKAVSIPAGAGEVGLNRYLSEIKKFPILAPEEEYMLAKAWREHNDTDAAARLVNSHLRLVAKIAMGYRGYGLPVSELISEGNIGLMQGVKKFEPDRGFRLATYAMWWIRASIQEFILRSWSLVKMGTTAAQKKLFFNLRRMKNQIDAFEEGDLKPADVTKIATDLGVTEEEVISMNRRMGMGGDTSLNAPLKGDEGGESQWQDFLVDNGPLQDELVADEEEKQVRHALLNDAMTALNDREKHILVERRLVDEPKTLEELSQVYGVSRERIRQIEVRAFEKLQASLMKKATEQRLLPAA; encoded by the coding sequence ATGGCACAGGCGAAGGCAGTTTCCATTCCAGCGGGCGCCGGCGAAGTCGGACTCAACCGCTATCTGAGCGAGATCAAGAAATTTCCGATCCTCGCCCCGGAAGAGGAATATATGCTCGCCAAGGCATGGCGGGAGCATAACGACACGGACGCCGCCGCGCGCCTCGTGAACAGCCACCTGCGCCTCGTCGCCAAGATCGCCATGGGCTATCGCGGCTACGGCCTGCCCGTCTCCGAGCTCATCTCCGAGGGCAACATCGGGCTGATGCAGGGCGTCAAGAAGTTCGAGCCCGACCGGGGCTTCCGCCTGGCGACCTACGCCATGTGGTGGATCCGCGCCTCGATCCAGGAATTCATCCTGCGCTCGTGGAGCCTGGTGAAGATGGGCACCACCGCCGCGCAGAAGAAGCTGTTCTTCAACCTGCGCCGGATGAAGAACCAGATCGATGCCTTCGAGGAGGGCGATCTCAAGCCCGCCGACGTGACCAAGATCGCGACCGATCTCGGCGTCACCGAGGAGGAAGTCATCTCGATGAACCGCCGCATGGGCATGGGTGGCGACACCTCGCTCAACGCGCCGCTGAAGGGCGACGAGGGCGGCGAAAGCCAGTGGCAGGACTTTCTCGTCGACAACGGTCCGCTGCAGGACGAACTGGTCGCCGACGAGGAGGAGAAGCAGGTCCGCCATGCGCTCCTCAACGACGCGATGACGGCGCTCAACGACCGCGAGAAGCACATCCTCGTCGAGCGCCGCCTCGTCGACGAGCCCAAGACGCTCGAGGAGCTTTCGCAGGTCTATGGCGTCAGCCGCGAGCGGATCCGCCAGATCGAGGTGCGGGCGTTCGAAAAGCTCCAGGCCTCGCTGATGAAGAAGGCGACCGAGCAGCGCCTGCTGCCCGCCGCCTGA
- a CDS encoding RluA family pseudouridine synthase: MTGGSDIIDIALGADHAGWRLDRALADAVPTMSRERLKTLVKSGALERSGTLVRDPAIKVAGNETFQLTVPRAAPAEAQAQDIPLGIVFEDEHLLVVDKPAGLVVHPAAGNLDGTMVNALLHHCAGRLSGIGGVARPGIVHRIDKDTSGLLVVAKTDVAHEGLARQFAAHSIDRRYQAMVNGVPMAPKGTVDAPLARSSHDRKKIAIVGEGRGKRAVTHWTRQSVGRDSALVECRLETGRTHQVRVHMASLGHSLVGDPVYGRNNKTVATACKELGFKRQALHAATLGFIHPVTKHHLSFDSPVPKDMQELFKALGV; the protein is encoded by the coding sequence ATGACCGGGGGGTCCGATATCATCGACATCGCGCTTGGCGCGGATCACGCGGGCTGGCGGCTCGACCGCGCGCTCGCGGACGCCGTCCCGACCATGTCGCGCGAACGACTGAAGACTCTGGTCAAGTCGGGGGCGCTCGAGCGCTCCGGCACCCTCGTCCGCGATCCCGCCATCAAGGTCGCGGGCAACGAGACCTTCCAGCTCACCGTCCCGCGCGCGGCGCCCGCCGAAGCCCAGGCGCAGGACATTCCGCTCGGCATCGTCTTCGAGGACGAGCATCTGCTGGTGGTCGACAAGCCTGCGGGCCTCGTCGTCCATCCGGCGGCGGGCAATCTCGACGGGACGATGGTGAACGCCCTCCTCCACCATTGCGCCGGGCGGCTGAGTGGCATCGGCGGGGTGGCGCGGCCGGGCATCGTCCACCGCATCGACAAGGACACGAGCGGTCTTCTCGTGGTCGCCAAGACCGACGTCGCCCACGAGGGGCTGGCAAGGCAGTTCGCCGCGCACAGCATCGACCGCCGCTACCAGGCGATGGTCAACGGCGTGCCGATGGCGCCCAAGGGGACGGTCGACGCCCCGCTCGCCCGTTCGAGCCACGACCGCAAGAAGATCGCGATCGTCGGCGAAGGCCGGGGAAAACGTGCCGTCACCCACTGGACCCGGCAGTCCGTCGGTCGCGACTCGGCGCTGGTCGAATGCCGGCTGGAGACGGGCCGCACGCATCAGGTACGCGTGCACATGGCGAGCCTTGGCCATAGTTTGGTCGGAGATCCCGTGTACGGGCGTAACAACAAGACGGTGGCAACCGCCTGCAAGGAACTGGGTTTCAAGCGTCAGGCGCTTCACGCGGCGACGCTTGGCTTCATTCATCCGGTTACGAAGCACCATCTGTCGTTTGACAGCCCTGTCCCAAAGGACATGCAGGAACTGTTCAAGGCACTTGGTGTATAA
- a CDS encoding histidine phosphotransferase family protein: MNAIDLASLLCSRLCHDLLSPVGALNNGIELMADEQDPEMRERCLELLAESARASANKLKFFRLAFGAGGGFGAEIDTREAKAALEGLFGGEKKITLGWMVSAEKLPKDAIKVLLNLALVAGDALVRGGQLDIGAERGANGTEIVIRAEGPRLLLDPNLRATLERGAGGTVEPRAAGAWLAHALIQQTGGKLQLSPADSPVLMIGAVF, from the coding sequence ATGAACGCGATCGATCTCGCCAGTCTGCTTTGCTCGCGGCTCTGCCACGACCTCCTGTCGCCCGTCGGCGCGCTCAACAACGGCATCGAGCTGATGGCCGACGAGCAGGATCCCGAGATGCGCGAACGCTGTCTCGAGCTCCTCGCCGAGAGCGCGCGGGCGAGCGCCAACAAGCTGAAGTTCTTCCGGCTGGCGTTCGGCGCCGGCGGCGGGTTCGGGGCCGAGATCGACACGCGCGAGGCCAAGGCCGCGCTCGAGGGGCTGTTCGGCGGCGAGAAGAAGATCACGCTCGGCTGGATGGTGAGCGCCGAGAAGCTTCCCAAGGACGCGATCAAGGTGCTGCTGAACCTCGCGCTGGTCGCGGGTGACGCGCTGGTGCGCGGCGGGCAGCTCGACATCGGCGCCGAGCGGGGCGCGAACGGCACCGAGATCGTGATCCGGGCCGAGGGGCCGCGGCTGCTGCTCGATCCCAATCTGCGCGCCACGCTCGAGCGCGGGGCGGGCGGGACGGTCGAACCGCGCGCGGCCGGCGCCTGGCTCGCGCATGCGCTCATCCAGCAGACCGGCGGCAAGCTCCAGCTCTCGCCCGCCGACAGCCCGGTGCTGATGATCGGGGCGGTGTTCTGA